The DNA region CGAATCAAGAGTGGTTAGGGGGGAAATTGTGTAGATGGGCATGGAGGGCACAAGGCCCGGGATATGATGAGTGATCTTGCAAAAGGTGAGGCAGTAGCTATGTTTTGTATGGGAATGTAGCTACGGTAAAATGAGGCTACTGGAATGGTAGCaagtaggggtgagcaaaaaaacCGGACCGACCGAGAAACTGATGACCGATAACCGAACCGACCGAAAATTTCGGCTTTCGGTCGGTCATCGGTTACGGCCTTAAAAAATATTCGGTcatttcggtttttcggtcggttattgGTTTTGGGCCAAAAAAAACcgaaaccgaccgaaaaaccgagGAAGAAACCATATGTTTTTATGTAGTCCAGTAGCTCACTGCCCATAAGTttcaatattcatttttataagtATGTTACATTGCTTTTAGCCTTTTAATGGCACTTAGTCCAAAGCCCCAAACTGCCCAAcacattgaatatatataataataacctaatactaaattactaatacaCTATCCTCATTCTTCACTCAAAGTTGCTAATAGCCTACAATCTGCGACTTCAACCTCCATAGCCTACGACTTGCGACTTCAATCTCCATAGCTACTGCTTCAATGATAAATTACTTACTGCTTATTactgcttcttttttttttttcgaaatctTATTGCTTACTGCTAGTGTAGTAGTAAGCAATCTactagatattagttaattagtATAGTAGAATAGTAGATTGCTTAAGCTTTTTCGAAATATTATTGCTTACTGTTAGTTCAGGTTGCTGGAATGCATGAAATGGATATGATtttgtaattgaattttttgagTTGTaactttgtgattttttttaccttctataattataataatatttataatatatgcgGTATTTTGTGAACTTTATTGGGCTGAAGCTTGTTGCGTTTGTCCGacgaatatattttattaattattttatctaatatGTCTTAATTAGCTTgaaaataaattgattaatttataaatattcaataaatataaaaggtAATTGCATATACTAAAagtttgattaataataataataataataataataatttcaaaatataacattataagtcaataaaataactaataatgaaataaagaaaaaagcaGAATGAGGAATTATATGGGCCGTAGTCTGGAAATTtggaaattaaaatgataatttgaaATGAGATGGGCCGTATGGGCCTGGAGAAATGGTGATAGCCAAATGGCTGCTTGGGTGGAATTATATGGGCTTAAACCATATTGGTAATGATAGCTTTAGCTAGATAGAAGGCCTTGGGCCTCCATTTGATTTTAAGATTTAATCTTGTTGCCCATGTGGGGCCTTATGTTGTTTTTGCCCACTTTTGGGGCCTTGTTCCATTTGGTTTAGCTTTTATTGGGCCATTTTGTTTAGCTAGACTAGAGATTGGCAatttataccgtggaccagggTGTCCAATGCATTGGGCCTTCGCGTTTTTCTTCAGGCGGGGTGAAGGTGGGGCACCGTCGGCACTCCACAGAGCACCCCTGGCCCGCTGGGGGCGCCATGGACGGAGGTAGCCGGCGAGCCAAGCCGCCGGTGGCCGGTTGCCACATTCGCCCGCCTTCCCCTTTGTCTTTTGCACCAAAGGGTCCTATTAGCTTGCCCGTAAACATAGGAATAGATCCACTACGCAGCGTTTAGGTAAAGAACAAATGGCTTGGCTTGGTGGTTTGGGTGGTGCTTGATAACTTGAGGTCCTAGGTTTGATCTTCTTTGGTAGCATTGTTTGGCTTTTACTCCAAGCCCATACTTTCATGCTACTTCTTCTTGTCTCACACCCCTCATTCTAGGCCCCTACTTCCATGCTACTTCTTCTTGTCTCACACCCCTCATTCTTTGGCCCCCACCTAGAAATTTGGACCCGTATCTCATTACCCCATCAATACTATTGTTGTtgataaaaaaaagtttaaatttctaaactatatactatatacgtatttttaagtttttggtGGATATACtatatacttttaatttcttgtttaaaagttaaaacaaataaagttaaatttttaaatgataaattgtactaaaatagttatatgttatttattaattcaaattacaattaaattaattaccattttaaatattttaaaaggtcatatcaatttcaattattttgtccatttaattaccatttttaatattttaaaaggttgaatcatacaaaataatttgtacACTATGCAAATTAGTTTGGATTCCAGAGGCGCCTTAGCTTGATTGCAAGTCAGAAATTAAACTTGTGATAGATCACTACCACACAATAGAAGAAAGGACAATTATAACCAAATTACATAACAAAATCCCTTCATTAGAATAAAGCCATTTTGCTATTATTTCACTTATGCATTAATTTTACATTACCAGTATTATAATATAGCGCAACATTACTGCTCTTAATTAAAATGATGTTATAAACTTATTACACAAAAGCAATTGAAATGCCTAAAATTTGGAGCAATCAGCAGACTTGAAGGTGAGTGCATTCTTTTCCAAATCAAATCCAACAAGGTAGTCTACCTGGGACTGAGAACCGAAGACGTATATACCCTGCAAATAATTTGGAACTATTGTGAGACAAGAGATACCTTCTTCTACTTCTTCGAATAATCCCCGAGGTGACAACTCTACATCGCCTCCCACGAAATGTGCTACAATTTTCGGCGCTTTAATTTGTACACTTGAGAAGCATAACCCGAAAAAGCCTTGAGGATCGTCTATCGGAGTCTCATGGATCTGATTCATCAATTCCAATTTCATACTATCGAACACATATAACGGGATGATTGTCACTGTCGTCCCTGAATCAATTATAGTGTTGCCGTAGGATTGAAGGGGAGGTGGCCGGATCGGGAAACTTTTGTCGCCGACGCTCATGCTTTCTAAGACGAGCCAGTAATATGGGTCTATAGAGGATGTGACGACGGGAATTGAAACGACATCAGGACCCTTAACTATGGCGTCCATGCCGAAACTTATATAGCTTTTGGAATCAGATTGAGGAGATAGGCAGTAAGCAAATTTTCCACTGATTTCTTTACGCAACTGCTTGATTATCGAGACGTTGGAGTAGCCGAGACCAACAATGCCAGAGGCAGTGCTATTCGAGAACATAGCTTTATTTCGGTGGCCGCACCCCAGCACAACGTTCTTGAATGAAGCATCACCGATGGTGAGAGTATCGGTAGCAACGTCGCCGAAAGTATAGGAATAGTCGTTGTAGGGCAGCTGATACTGGCAAATGTTGTCGTTGGAACAGTGAAATTCGTAATCGAGAGAGCAGGTGGTATCCGAATTGTTGCACATGACTGTCTTGTATGATTTGCTATGCTTTGGATCAAATATGGGTAAGCTTTGTGGGAAGCAATCGATGCATGGTTCGCATTGAGTCCAGGTGACGTCACTGCCAGTATCGACAAGACCATAGGTTTCAAATGGCGGCGTACCAATTGAGTACCTCATCGCGTATCCTCCATCCAAGGGTTTTATGTTAGTCTTGAATTTTGAAGAACCATCGATTCCGAATCGACTCTGGATAGAGGCGGCGCGTGATCGACTGTTGTTATACGCCTTTCGGATCCAATCAAACCGATTGTTGGAAGGGTTGCGATAAGGGTTTGAATGAGAATTAGGGTGGATGAGTTCAACAGTGAAACCATCAATGATTTGAGTAGAAAGCAAAGCAAAAACAAACAACGTCAAAAACATGGTTAAATCCATATATTTAGACGCTGGTGAAGATTGGAATGACAAAAACCTTACAACAATGTTCATTTTATATACCGACATTTGGGCAACAATTTTGAGAATCTAGaacattttctcttttctctctccaactttaattatttttcattttgaaattatgaaatttttagaaatttaattattttctatattaAAACACACATTATGCATGACATCATGAGTGACGATAATATTGAGCGTACAGATATGAACATGATAAAGTTTGTGGAAATATGTCTGTctataattttagaattattaAAATAGATTATTAATGAGTCAAACAAATTAATTCACCAAGacacaaaaattataattctaagtgctttgttttttaattatgatcaattataatttttatttcggGATTACATcctaattgaaaaatattattattgttaatattaatattaaattttatacctAGAATTTACAACAGTACAAGAAGTCAATCACCATATTAGATGGGATTGCTCCCATTTTTCTTTGTCCAGTTTCTTTTATTCATTAGCTACTCTTAATAAGGCGACCCCACAtggcattaaaaaaaatttatatattaatcaaatattgccacataaaaagataaaatcaCAAGAGTAATGTAGCACTACTCTTttagatacaaagaaaattaattttaaaacatttttataaaaagtCTCGTACAAACTTCactaaattacaaaattttaaacaatttgatACGGAGTACCAATTTAATTGAGtattaatttcataattaattaattgaaagaGTTGAATAAATCAGTCTCACTAATAAATTCATTCGATACATTAGAATTTGaaattcgaaaaatattttttaaattattaaaatcacTATCTTCTCTCAATCACGGATTGATATTGTCTAAATGCCTTTACAAAGCGGacatcattatttttttgaacatttaataaatttatcaacCCTACCATAAATTACTacaattttctttatatatataattgtattacttTATTACCACATAGACTAAGAGACTATTTTCACCGAAAAGCAATCGCCTAGCAGATTACTTAGAGAGTTAAAGTTGATTTAACCCCACCACTATCTCATACCCTGTAATCAAATTAACGAATTATTTACACTAATATTAGCACATTTTACAATGAGTTG from Ipomoea triloba cultivar NCNSP0323 chromosome 6, ASM357664v1 includes:
- the LOC116023310 gene encoding aspartic proteinase CDR1-like; the protein is MNIVVRFLSFQSSPASKYMDLTMFLTLFVFALLSTQIIDGFTVELIHPNSHSNPYRNPSNNRFDWIRKAYNNSRSRAASIQSRFGIDGSSKFKTNIKPLDGGYAMRYSIGTPPFETYGLVDTGSDVTWTQCEPCIDCFPQSLPIFDPKHSKSYKTVMCNNSDTTCSLDYEFHCSNDNICQYQLPYNDYSYTFGDVATDTLTIGDASFKNVVLGCGHRNKAMFSNSTASGIVGLGYSNVSIIKQLRKEISGKFAYCLSPQSDSKSYISFGMDAIVKGPDVVSIPVVTSSIDPYYWLVLESMSVGDKSFPIRPPPLQSYGNTIIDSGTTVTIIPLYVFDSMKLELMNQIHETPIDDPQGFFGLCFSSVQIKAPKIVAHFVGGDVELSPRGLFEEVEEGISCLTIVPNYLQGIYVFGSQSQVDYLVGFDLEKNALTFKSADCSKF